Proteins co-encoded in one Paraburkholderia edwinii genomic window:
- a CDS encoding LysR family transcriptional regulator, whose product MPERGETSISDIACFIAVTQTGSFTRAGEDLGTSKSNVGKAVQRLETRLGTRLFQRTTRAVRLTEDGETYLFAAQAALDGLREAEHQLAARQSEPVGRVRLDLPAGFGRLLLPTFEALRRKHPKVTLELALTDRMSDPVGEGWDIVVRIGELPVDSEMTVRKLCDLKVGLYAAPAYLTRKGPVETIADLASHDAIVFRGPTGRLRPWTLREGTVKREMPVTSALVLADGQALVDAAIAGFGIAQIHDRVALPHVKAGRLVHVLPHAAVDGPPVHAIIPLGQKMAAKTRAVLNHLAESLREPERPRD is encoded by the coding sequence ATGCCCGAGCGTGGCGAAACCTCGATTTCCGATATCGCGTGCTTTATCGCGGTCACGCAGACCGGCAGCTTCACGCGCGCCGGCGAAGACCTCGGCACCAGCAAGTCGAATGTCGGTAAGGCCGTGCAGCGGCTCGAAACGCGGCTCGGCACGCGGCTTTTTCAGCGCACGACACGTGCCGTGCGGCTGACCGAAGACGGTGAAACCTATCTGTTCGCCGCGCAAGCCGCGCTCGATGGTTTGCGTGAAGCTGAGCATCAGCTCGCGGCGCGGCAGTCGGAGCCGGTCGGCCGCGTGCGGCTCGATTTGCCGGCCGGTTTCGGACGGCTGCTCCTGCCCACGTTCGAAGCGCTGCGCCGCAAGCATCCGAAGGTCACGCTCGAACTCGCATTGACCGACCGCATGTCGGACCCGGTTGGCGAAGGTTGGGATATCGTCGTGCGCATCGGTGAGTTGCCCGTCGACAGCGAGATGACAGTGCGCAAGCTGTGCGATCTGAAGGTAGGACTGTACGCGGCGCCCGCCTATCTCACGCGCAAAGGGCCGGTCGAAACGATCGCCGATCTCGCCTCGCATGACGCCATCGTGTTTCGCGGCCCCACGGGCAGGTTGCGGCCCTGGACTTTGCGCGAGGGGACGGTTAAACGCGAGATGCCGGTGACATCCGCACTCGTTCTCGCCGATGGCCAGGCGCTCGTCGATGCGGCGATCGCGGGCTTCGGCATCGCGCAGATTCACGATCGCGTTGCATTGCCGCATGTGAAAGCAGGGCGGCTCGTGCATGTGCTGCCGCATGCGGCGGTCGACGGTCCGCCCGTGCACGCAATCATTCCGCTCGGGCAAAAAATGGCCGCGAAAACGCGAGCCGTGCTCAATCATCTCGCCGAAAGTTTGCGCGAGCCGGAGCGGCCGCGCGATTGA